One Oscillospiraceae bacterium genomic region harbors:
- a CDS encoding glycyl-radical enzyme activating protein, translated as MKALISGIKRMEIHDGEGIRTTVFFKGCPLKCIWCHNPESISSEKQLAFFADKCISCGSCYKSCTHSAISFNQYPLINKELCTNCFVCQKNCPTNALMSYGDEWELDDLESCILQDRVFFETSKGGITLSGGECLRQGEFVTELSKSLYMKGISVNIDTCGFVNKNLIHTVMPYIDTFLYDIKAIDSNLHKSLTGQDNKLILDNLKHLSESGCNIEIRYLLVKGYNDGECEKIGEFLQHLNGIKKVQVLRYHSLAASRYKALNLKNTLPHTETTDSDMLKAIDALKKFNLNVSQ; from the coding sequence ATGAAAGCATTGATATCCGGAATCAAGCGAATGGAAATTCACGACGGTGAGGGCATCCGCACGACGGTTTTTTTCAAAGGTTGTCCGTTAAAATGCATTTGGTGTCACAACCCCGAAAGTATTTCAAGTGAAAAACAGTTGGCTTTTTTCGCCGACAAATGTATTTCCTGCGGTTCTTGTTATAAAAGCTGCACCCACAGCGCAATATCATTTAATCAATATCCTTTAATAAATAAAGAACTTTGCACAAATTGTTTTGTTTGTCAAAAAAATTGTCCGACGAACGCGCTGATGTCTTACGGTGATGAGTGGGAACTTGATGACTTGGAAAGCTGCATTTTGCAAGACAGGGTGTTTTTTGAAACAAGCAAAGGAGGAATCACACTTTCAGGCGGAGAATGTTTGAGACAAGGCGAATTTGTAACGGAACTTTCGAAAAGTTTGTATATGAAAGGCATCAGCGTAAATATTGACACCTGCGGTTTTGTAAATAAAAATTTGATACATACTGTCATGCCGTATATTGACACATTTTTATATGACATCAAGGCCATTGATTCAAATTTACACAAAAGCCTTACCGGGCAGGACAATAAACTGATTCTTGACAACTTAAAACATTTATCGGAAAGCGGCTGTAATATTGAAATCAGATACCTCCTTGTAAAAGGATATAATGACGGTGAATGTGAAAAAATCGGAGAATTCCTGCAGCATTTAAACGGTATCAAAAAAGTGCAAGTTTTACGATATCACTCTCTTGCCGCCTCAAGATACAAGGCATTGAATCTGAAAAATACACTGCCTCATACCGAAACCACCGACAGTGATATGCTCAAAGCCATAGATGCACTGAAAAAATTTAATTTAAATGTAAGCCAATGA
- a CDS encoding pyruvate formate lyase family protein: MMMIRSQIDKIENAFNDIADTQDVIKTDGDIISYILENCEIEASPNNSFFFSISGENIMQEIIVSRALKYNADLLKSGLKDGEDCLAYTGRYDFSHTCPDFAAILALGFTGLKSRVTEYSEKYGNTPEKKRFYNNLIKVYDSVFCFLDRTISFAKDHGFDRIADGLESIKKNPPQNLFEAMQTMIVYYALQHTVEGTYVRTLGRLDKLLFTYYQKEKYREYADQLIDEFFQSIDTLKAPANIPLALGGTDINGNSSVNELTYKLLKSYHTVYTSNTKLHLMCSENTPDDLLGLAMDGVRKNKNSIVFIGDQTVIHALTKIGDQFEDAADYHIVGCYECGAFGELTCSCNGRVNIPKAIEVSLNNGIDMLTGMKIGVDCNTNPKTFDEFLSNFETQLRYFSKCAIAAVDCFEKHYSKIHSSPVFTSTFDFALKKGGDIYCDHTAKYNNSSINALGLGTAVDSLAAIKKLVYDDKTLTISELAEILKNNWKDHEELRLLVKNRFPKFGTADQSVDSYARKIISVLSDEIDNHPNRKGGIYRLGTFSIDWRWEFGKNTAASADGRLSGETISQNTSATFGADKLGATAHLISVAGIGNLDTPNGSICDIDLHFSAVEGENGLNALVSALKSYYKLGGYAVHFNILNAETLKKAKMNLFEYPNLQVRLCEWNVLFSSLSDQEKEEFIARADRGENL; encoded by the coding sequence ATGATGATGATCAGAAGCCAAATTGACAAAATAGAAAATGCCTTCAATGATATCGCGGACACGCAGGATGTCATAAAAACAGACGGCGATATCATTTCATACATATTGGAAAACTGTGAAATTGAGGCTTCTCCAAACAACAGCTTCTTTTTTTCAATCAGCGGCGAAAACATCATGCAGGAAATTATAGTTTCACGGGCTTTGAAATACAATGCGGATTTGCTGAAAAGCGGATTGAAGGACGGCGAAGACTGTCTTGCGTATACCGGAAGATACGACTTCAGCCACACCTGCCCCGACTTTGCGGCAATACTCGCTTTGGGATTTACCGGACTGAAAAGCCGGGTGACAGAGTATTCTGAAAAATACGGCAATACTCCTGAAAAAAAGCGCTTTTATAACAATTTGATAAAGGTTTATGATTCCGTCTTTTGTTTTCTGGACAGAACGATATCTTTTGCAAAAGACCATGGTTTCGACAGAATTGCCGACGGACTTGAAAGCATCAAAAAGAATCCCCCGCAAAACCTCTTTGAGGCGATGCAGACAATGATCGTTTATTATGCTTTGCAGCATACCGTCGAGGGAACCTATGTCCGCACTTTAGGCAGGCTCGATAAACTTTTATTCACTTACTATCAGAAAGAAAAATACAGAGAGTATGCAGATCAACTGATCGATGAGTTCTTTCAATCCATAGACACCCTGAAAGCGCCTGCTAATATTCCGCTTGCTTTAGGAGGTACGGATATAAACGGAAACAGCAGTGTTAACGAATTGACTTATAAACTGTTGAAATCTTATCATACGGTATATACCTCCAACACAAAGCTGCATTTGATGTGTTCGGAAAATACGCCTGATGACCTTTTAGGGCTTGCGATGGACGGAGTGCGTAAAAACAAGAACAGCATTGTTTTTATCGGTGATCAAACGGTTATTCACGCACTGACTAAAATCGGGGATCAATTTGAGGATGCCGCAGATTACCATATCGTGGGCTGCTATGAATGCGGTGCTTTCGGCGAACTGACCTGCTCTTGTAACGGAAGAGTGAATATCCCGAAAGCGATAGAGGTCTCGTTAAACAACGGAATTGATATGCTTACCGGGATGAAAATCGGGGTTGACTGCAATACAAATCCTAAAACTTTCGATGAATTCCTTTCAAATTTCGAAACCCAGCTGCGATATTTTTCGAAGTGCGCAATTGCCGCTGTTGATTGCTTTGAAAAACATTACAGCAAAATACATTCCTCCCCTGTTTTCACAAGTACGTTTGATTTTGCGCTTAAAAAAGGGGGAGATATCTATTGCGATCACACGGCAAAATATAATAACTCATCCATCAATGCATTGGGTCTCGGTACTGCTGTCGATTCGCTTGCCGCCATAAAAAAGTTGGTCTATGACGATAAAACTTTGACGATTTCCGAACTTGCCGAAATACTGAAAAACAATTGGAAAGACCATGAGGAATTGAGACTGCTAGTCAAAAACAGATTTCCGAAGTTCGGAACAGCGGACCAAAGCGTTGACAGTTATGCCCGTAAAATTATTTCTGTCTTATCGGACGAAATAGACAACCACCCCAACCGGAAGGGCGGCATATACCGGCTCGGCACTTTTTCGATTGACTGGCGTTGGGAATTCGGGAAGAATACCGCAGCTTCCGCTGACGGAAGACTTTCGGGGGAAACCATTTCGCAAAACACAAGCGCAACTTTCGGCGCCGATAAGCTTGGGGCTACCGCACATTTGATTTCTGTTGCCGGAATCGGAAACCTTGATACTCCCAACGGATCCATTTGCGATATAGACCTTCATTTCTCGGCGGTTGAAGGCGAAAACGGGCTTAACGCGCTTGTTTCCGCTTTGAAAAGCTACTATAAACTCGGAGGTTACGCCGTTCATTTTAATATATTAAACGCCGAAACATTAAAAAAAGCAAAAATGAATCTTTTTGAATATCCGAATCTGCAGGTGCGCTTGTGCGAGTGGAATGTATTATTCTCTTCTCTGAGCGATCAGGAAAAAGAGGAATTTATTGCCCGTGCCGATCGCGGTGAAAACCTATGA
- a CDS encoding aminoglycoside phosphotransferase family protein translates to MKKEEMIAADVFQQYGLNFQTAVRAGGWTNAVWLNGDFALRVSLQRDNDRIGREVQLSKLLPKDVGYPQNIQTGMTDGFEWSLSKRVSGQPLSEVWDSLKWTQRISAVRQIVDIVKSVHTADIGKAESWAKKTAWYNEFSEEKSMADTERYIEQGLLTDEQGCQMRKILKRFYEAHFTAKPVLNHGDITMDNLLWHEGNVVSLMDFEHSVIAPPELDYHSLVNLTFLPTEDRLLTRSDGDETSEYLDAVSRMITPLFSRPESADLILGYSILFRQRFLEFWLDNPKGDISQVDAYVKLCSLIDGNKGYISSILQ, encoded by the coding sequence ATGAAAAAAGAAGAAATGATTGCCGCGGATGTCTTTCAACAATACGGATTGAATTTTCAAACCGCCGTGCGCGCCGGCGGATGGACAAACGCGGTTTGGCTGAACGGCGATTTTGCCCTGCGTGTATCGTTACAAAGAGACAACGACAGAATCGGCAGAGAAGTGCAATTATCAAAGCTGCTTCCGAAGGATGTCGGTTATCCGCAGAATATTCAGACCGGAATGACCGACGGATTTGAATGGAGCCTCTCAAAAAGGGTGTCGGGTCAACCCTTAAGCGAGGTCTGGGACTCCTTAAAATGGACGCAGCGTATTTCCGCCGTACGGCAAATCGTTGATATTGTGAAATCTGTTCATACCGCAGATATCGGGAAGGCGGAATCATGGGCTAAGAAAACAGCATGGTATAATGAATTTTCAGAAGAAAAATCAATGGCCGACACAGAAAGGTACATAGAGCAAGGGCTGCTGACGGATGAACAGGGTTGCCAAATGCGTAAAATCCTCAAGCGTTTTTACGAAGCTCATTTTACGGCAAAACCCGTGTTGAATCACGGGGATATTACAATGGACAACCTCCTGTGGCACGAGGGTAACGTCGTCTCTCTGATGGATTTTGAACACTCGGTTATCGCTCCGCCCGAACTCGACTACCATTCACTTGTGAATTTAACTTTTTTACCGACAGAAGACAGGTTGTTAACCCGTAGTGACGGTGACGAGACAAGCGAATATTTAGATGCGGTAAGCAGGATGATCACGCCTCTGTTTTCGCGCCCCGAATCCGCCGATTTGATTTTGGGGTATTCGATCCTGTTCCGGCAGCGGTTTCTTGAATTCTGGCTGGATAACCCGAAGGGAGATATCTCGCAAGTCGATGCGTATGTAAAACTGTGCTCACTGATTGACGGAAATAAAGGGTACATATCTTCGATTTTGCAGTGA
- a CDS encoding nucleoside deaminase, producing the protein MYKNIERPWQIAFEQGWEALVNGSIPIGAVITDEHGKIISKGRNRLFESSTKNPKVAHAETEAIRNLDVSKYPNTYDYTLFACMEPCPMCMGTIVMSNLRKLRVAARDSYCGAVHYCRDDPYIASKNMQVSFESGILETVQLTLQTYFELKLRNGAMNPVTEIFEKDNPAAVKIAKSFYEDRFIENCIVSGAAFDKVFNQIAERI; encoded by the coding sequence ATGTATAAAAATATCGAACGGCCGTGGCAAATTGCATTTGAACAAGGCTGGGAAGCGCTTGTAAACGGCTCCATTCCCATCGGCGCCGTCATAACCGACGAACACGGCAAGATCATATCCAAAGGCAGAAACCGTCTGTTTGAAAGCAGTACAAAGAATCCTAAGGTTGCCCATGCGGAAACCGAGGCAATCCGTAACCTCGATGTGTCGAAATACCCCAATACCTATGATTACACTCTTTTCGCCTGCATGGAGCCCTGCCCCATGTGCATGGGAACGATTGTCATGAGCAATTTGAGAAAACTGCGCGTCGCCGCAAGGGACAGTTATTGCGGTGCGGTTCATTACTGCCGGGATGACCCCTATATCGCATCAAAGAACATGCAGGTCAGCTTTGAATCCGGCATTTTGGAGACCGTGCAGCTTACTTTACAAACCTATTTTGAGTTAAAATTGCGAAACGGTGCAATGAATCCTGTCACGGAAATTTTCGAAAAAGATAATCCCGCTGCCGTTAAAATCGCAAAATCGTTTTATGAAGACCGATTTATTGAAAACTGCATTGTCTCGGGCGCAGCCTTTGACAAAGTTTTTAATCAGATAGCGGAACGTATATAA
- a CDS encoding DUF1801 domain-containing protein, whose amino-acid sequence MWQCPKCGRTFRNTNQSHTCGKISTIGEYIAEQPETVRPLLEKIREVIRNAAPDAVEKISWQMPTFWQGENLIHFAAFKNHIGIFPGGEATTFFAERLTDYKTSKGTIQFPLNKSIDYDLIADITKWRVMQAGQK is encoded by the coding sequence ATGTGGCAGTGCCCGAAATGCGGAAGAACGTTCAGAAACACCAACCAATCCCACACCTGCGGTAAAATCAGCACCATCGGCGAATATATCGCCGAACAACCCGAAACCGTCCGTCCGCTGCTTGAAAAAATCCGCGAGGTCATCCGAAATGCCGCACCGGACGCGGTCGAAAAAATCTCGTGGCAAATGCCGACTTTTTGGCAGGGCGAAAATCTCATTCACTTCGCGGCTTTTAAAAACCATATCGGAATCTTCCCCGGCGGCGAGGCGACCACCTTTTTCGCTGAGCGGCTGACCGATTACAAGACCTCGAAAGGCACGATCCAATTCCCGTTAAATAAGTCCATCGATTACGATTTAATCGCCGATATCACCAAATGGCGCGTCATGCAAGCCGGCCAAAAGTAG
- a CDS encoding DUF1905 domain-containing protein, whose translation MKTYEFDAVIRQVPDIDGAYVEFPYDIKKEFEKGRVKVHATFDGEPYDGSIVNMGIKNPDGSVCYIIGIRKDIRAKIEKKSGDTVHIIITERQ comes from the coding sequence ATGAAAACTTACGAATTTGATGCCGTCATTCGCCAAGTGCCCGATATCGACGGCGCCTATGTCGAATTCCCGTATGACATCAAAAAAGAATTCGAAAAAGGCCGCGTCAAAGTGCACGCGACATTCGACGGCGAGCCCTATGACGGCAGCATTGTCAATATGGGCATCAAAAACCCCGACGGCTCGGTGTGTTATATCATAGGAATACGCAAAGACATCCGCGCAAAAATCGAGAAAAAATCCGGGGATACCGTCCATATAATTATCACGGAACGCCAATGA